Genomic segment of Chelonoidis abingdonii isolate Lonesome George chromosome 5, CheloAbing_2.0, whole genome shotgun sequence:
tatctgtcACTTCCTTAagcttttttgacaaaaacaatcTGAAACACAAAGGAAGACTCATTACACAGCAGGTCACCTGTCTCAggatctagattttttttttttttttttttaaaaagtcccctAATCTCTTAGCCAAAAAATTTGCTAATCAAAGATTGTATATGTGTATGACCATTTCATACAAAAAAGATAGCATGTTAAAGCTATTAGGTTAcattcaagcactcaaaaatttggaaatgctagaattaagtttGCCTGTATAGCCTTGTGCACATATATTATGATGCAGTCTTCAGTTACATGCTCATACTATTTCTACAGGACCTGTTCCTATATGTGCACAGGCCGGAGAGTGCACATCAACTGAGGcagctatgattttttttttttttttttttaaatcgtaaTCATTCAGTGAGTGGCTTCATGCCTTTTATCATCCAAACCCTGACTGGAATACAAAAAAGTTATTCATTTTCTTCTGGTCTTTTCTATGATGCTTATCACTGGCTCagagtgcctcacaaacattaacttttttttcctctcccagaGGTGTTGACATCCCTTGCAGTTTCGAGTGCTCCTGAAAATGAGGCCTTAAGCGTCTTAGGCCGATTatccagaaaatgaagaacacacaaCTGGTGTGTAACCTGACAAAATTTttatttaagtgacttgctcatcaTATGAAGTTGATGGCAGATGCAAGGCCAGAACTGAATTTTCTTATGCGGCATTCACCAGCCTTAGCCGCCAGAAGGTGGCATATTTTGTTGCTTCTGGAGGCTGAGCACATTGCACACCCCAGAGGCTCTTTCCATTCCTCCAACTCCCTTCTTTCTGTAACCCCCTCACCCTTCCCCATATGCTAGCGGCTctgttctcttcctcccctcaTACCAGGGTCCCTCCCCAATCCCTTCTCTGCCACATGCTAGGGGCTGTGTCCCCTTTCTCCTTCCATGCCAGGGGTTCTGACTGCACCATccattcccctcccaccaccattCTTAATTTTCTTTGTTGAACAGACAAGTCATTCAAGGTATCACCATTTTAAACTGCACTGACAGGAAAGGCAAGCTGAGATGGGGTATTCTTACACTGGAAGGTGTTAAACTAACCCATTGGTGGCATCCATTATCTATAGACACAGAGGTGGTTAAAGCTGCTGGGTCTGCTAACCAGATGTCCCCCCATTTTCCCTTCCCACTTTAGTAGGGTTCTGCTCAGCAATACATAAAACATtccatgaaatttcagaattgATCCGATGTGGCATTCACAAGTTAATACACTACAGCCAAAAACCATTGAGCTCCCATTTTGCTCAGCCAACAAAACTATCCtgtctcttcctgcagtcctctGCCTCATCCTCTGTACATGTTCTAAATTCTAGAGTAAATGAAGCAGGAAACATTCAGACAGCCTCATTCAGTCCATAACTGAGATTCAGTCCCTGAGCTCCAATTAATCTGTGCACTGAGTAAGGCAGAATTtagtggggaaaaacaaaaacaggtaaTACATGATCATAGAGACAGTATCATGATGCACAAAGGGGCCAAATGAAGGTTGTGAATGCAACCTTCATTTTGGCATTATCTCCCGAGTGCTTGATTGTGCAAcctaaagaactttaaaaaacaaacacaaacgtAGTTTTTGAATGTAGCTTCccttaaaaggaaatgaaatgcaaattCTGTCATGCACAACTGTAAAAATGCTGCCATCATGCATTGCCACTAAGGTTTGAACCATGGATGTTCAGGACAGACTTCTACCACTTAAGCTATGGGACTTTATTAACTGACAGCTGGAGAAGGCTATTTTCAGTGAACCTGCCATTAGGAAGAACATGCATGACAATGAAACAGTGGGTTATTTTTGCataagtagcttcatttaaaataaatgatagtCAAGGACAAAAGACAGGAGACTGAGAGGCAATTGAAAAGGATAGAATTTGGGTCTGCCATAGTAGAGAACTGGATTCTAGTTTCAGAATATGTAACTCTCTGTGAGGTATGAGGTGTCGATATTAACAAAAAGTTGCAACAGATGAAGACTTAACACCAGTAACAGAAATGAGTCTAGCATTCATGCTAGCTGAGAACCAGGacatttgtctctctctttgaGACGTCTCATTTAGCTCTGAGCAGCTAAGGGGCCTCGGTTCCACCCAGTAACCCAATGGACTAAGGTGATGTGGGCAGAGAAGCCTCACCTCTCCTCACTCCACCGATGCAGTTGCTTTGGCAGCAGCtggctgaggccaggtctacactgcgactttaaatcggtttaatggccgatataccgatttaacgctgtatccgttcacacgacgttgtcattaatatcgagttaaacggctccttaaatcgatttcggaactcctcccaaacgagaggagtagcgctaaattcgatagtgataactcggattagggttcatgtggacggaaatcgacgttattggcctccgggcggcatcccagagtgcagcactgaccgctctggacagcaatctgaactcggatgcagcgggcaggtaaacaggaaaagccccgcgaacttttgaattacatttcctgcttgtccagcgtggagctctgatcagcacggctggcgatgcagtctcaaatccaaaaagagctccagcatggaccgtacgggagatactaggtctgatcgctgtatggggagacaaatctgttgtatccagctccgttacagaacacgaaatgccaaagcgtttgaataaaaaactgcaggatacacagcgctgcgtgacaagcgtaacgggaagccagagactcaaatggacgctcatgaagggagggagggggtactgaggactccagctatcccacagtccacagcagtctctgaaaattatttgcattattggctgagctcccaatgtctgtaggttcaaacacagtgtctggcgtggttcagggaacagctcctcagtttatttcccccccccaccacgtgaaaaaaaaagggaaagattgctgtgctatggcgtttgctcaatgcactccgcgaaaaaggcgccaaagggttgtctgctgccttcacaaagggaggggtgaggctgtacccagcaccacccggggcagtgttttctgccccatcaggcactgtgctctcaacacggaagtgggaactatgggatagctgaggaacagctacccacagtgcaccgctcctgaaatcgatggtagctttggaccatggacgcaaacaatcgatttcgggatcccactgtggacgcgctaaaccgattttattagatctgttttgtaatatcggtttaagctaattcgaaataatcgtgcagtgtagacgtaccctgagtctcTGCGTTGGAGAGTTCCCAGTGCAGCATATGCTACTGCCAAAGTAGCCACCCAGCCTTAAAACATTTAGGGGTTTTGGTATGCTGCTAAAATTAAACAGTAACAATGTAAGACATAGCAcagaaatggagatttttttcaacagtCTGTCAGCCAGATCTGAACAGTAAATTCATGGCATTGTCCCCTGCCAAAGACAGGAGCCCTGCTGCAAAAGGTCACAAGACCATTTAACACAAAGTGTTAGGCAACAAAACACAGGGATCACTGCTGGCTTTCCCTATAACATTTTAACCATTAGTGTCCCTGTGTGTTGCTTCAAGTatgttatttcatttaaattatataaaaatataagttCAAGGCTCAAGGAACctccagatcatctagtctgtttGGAGGTGCTGGGAACTGGAGACTAACCTATCATGTGTCACAGGGAGAGACTAAGAGGAACTGAGATGCACCactgcctgaggcccctgcaatggcagggaattggtTAAGTGAGATATACCTAGATAAACCTGTCACCTGACCCACACTCCATtggaaggtggggaaaaaaacccaaggcCACTGCCAATCTGGTTCCTTCCTAAACCCCACATAGGGAAAtcagactctgagcatgtgagcaagacccagaCAGACATgcatgagaaaaaaaaaggaatgattGGTTCTGCTTCAAAGCACTGCTACATTCCACTCAGTGTCCCATTTCCAGCTATGGCCATCTCTGATGTGGTGACTTAAAGAAGTCTCTTCCTTTTCAGAGAGACAATATACTGGTAGCATTTCTAACTCATTCCATGAGCACAGGTATCAGCAAAGAAAGGCTTCCTGTGAGAAAAATTAAAGGTGGCTGAAAGGGTGTCCTGTTTTCTTCAAGCCATGTCATACCACTTTTAATCccacaggaaagaaaaatataaaagacaGGTATCTACAGAAGTATAAAATTTAAGATATATTTTCAGGATGCTTTACACTCTGCTCTAAAAGACTggctattatttttaaacattattaattAATAAGTCATAGTGTTTAACATCTGGAATAAATGTTGCCATTAAAAAGGTATTTAAAGTTAATGAGCTTGAGTAAACAAGTCATCATTCAATTAAGCAAAAATAGAACAATGCATAAATAAAACCACACTGCAATAATAGTTTACACTGTGAGTTCTTTAGCTGTAATCAGTTAGAAACTGACTAACAAGAACATGGATGTCTTAAACATATCAGAAGGGAAGACCATGACTAAGCTGTTTATAGTCCAAACATAGtacatttgaaaaattaaaagcaaCCTCAAAGGCTCAGAGCTCTGAAGCAAAGTAAGCTCCTAACCCAAGAGTGGGAACCTACCAAGACTTTGGAGGAAGGACACACCTGTGTGACCAGAACACAAAATACATCTTTATTTGGATACATCCCTGCCCAACCATCTGTTGTGTAAACTAAGTGTTCTGTTCAGGTGTCTGAGGAACAGTGTCCTTTCAGTATACACCTATACTTCTTGCTGATGTGCACCACTCCCTAAAATTAAAACTTAAAGCTTTATACCTAGTTTCCCCTCACTTTGATTTCAGGAAGGTCAAAAGATATCTACAGTTCCATCTCATGGATATTATGCTAGAGCAATTCAAACTTCGTGGATCTCCTATGAATTGCAAAAGAAAGCTATCCTGTCCCAGCTTAGTAGTGAAAGTTTTTGTTAGTTATGTTTTAGAATGACAAGTGTCCTTGCCAACATGTAAAAGTCAATTGTATAAGGTAGAGATGGACACTCTTGGTTTAGCAAAAATGTTCTGCATATGAATTCTTTTCACCATTGTGTTTCATCCCCCTTCaaaacttcatttcaaaatgcaaCCTGCAATCATTCTGACAAActgcaatctttttttaaaatcatggctTCTGTTAATACCTCTATCATCATTTTCTGCTGAAAAGCTCTATTCATACAGAGACACACAATGGACTTTATAAAGAAAAGCAACTCTGGTTATTTTAGTACAACCACAAAGTTCAAGACTGGTCAGCCAATTTACCCTGAGTCTAGTAATCTTATGAAAGGTATCCGTATTTGCAGAGGTTTCTCTAGTATTATTTTCAAAGTCAAAAACCTACACAGGTGTGtgaatgagtgagagagagaacagtgCCAGCTGCCACAACTCACCAACCTTCAAAAGCAGAGGAAGATTAAAATACTGACCCTTTCCAAATCATCAAAAattggaagggggagggaaaatggAGGAGAGAAAGAGTTGAAACAGTCAGTCAATCAGACATGTACTTAAACAAGTAAATAAGGTATTTCATATTCGTACTTTTTTGTAGCTGAGAGGAAAACTAATTGCATTTAGTTAGGAAACAGAAGTTATAAACCTTACTTGACTGCAGCAAATACATTGTCACCAATTTGAGAAATTACACAGCTTTTCTTTGCTTCGTTAGCACCAACGCATGCTGGAAGTTCATCTGGCACATCCCTATGAAACAAAATGTATACAAACAGTAGGGTCTCTCTCTTTAAAGTGAAGTTAGCATGCACAAGAAATGCTGAATGGAGCACTGGAGCCTAAAGTCTTTACATTTATCACTGGACAGTTAAAATGTAATCTCCCCTTACTTCCATGGGCCTTTCTAGgcaacccccacccacttcaGTCTCCAATCCTTTGCCTCTCCGAGAATGCCAGTTAGAATAATAATTCTTCACTACAAACAGCAGAGACCACCAAGAGCTTAAATTCAGTACTGAATCACACTAGATTCACATGCACAACTTTAAGTATTTGAATACAGAATAATTATACCAGAGCCACTTCTTTAGCTGGAGCAGCAGAGAGATCTTGACAAGAAGTGGCTCCGTacagaagaaataaggcagaaGCATATATTTCCATTGTTGCCAGGTACACTCAAGtatggaaaaggaaaaacagaaaaaaaacccacacagttCCCCTCCCCGTTGTCCAACCCCAGCACCAGATAACCACTTGCTCCAGGACATCATGGCAGTAGCTAAAAACATCATTACAATTAAAAcagggtttgtttagtttgtaaGGCAGTCTAACTCTCATCACCAGTCCTTTCAATACATTTTGCCCTATAATGTTAGCTACTAAAAATGACAACTGAAGTGTCATCTATCTGATGGAAGGAGGTAATAAGTAGAGGTTCTATCATTTGGCAAGGGTGCACAGTTCTTACATTACATATGTCAatggaaatggagaaaaaaaaaaaaaagacaatacaCCTTGATTATAGAACGACCATATATAAAATGCAATACCTGAAATATCCCATGTGATACTGAGTTTTGCTATCCCCAGCAATTATAGTCTGAAATTCAGGAGGGTCataaaaaaacctccagtgaaggttGAAGTTCAGATCTGCTGATTTTGCTTTTTTATGTTTTCCAGCAAGAATATCATATGGTCCAACTAGCTGAAGTCCAATACTTGATAGGAGTGCTtctgcaaaacaaaattattaactgTCTGACATTTCTGCATGCATGCAGGAAGCAAGATCTCAGCCATAAGGCATTTCTATGTCCAAATGGAAAGGTGACATGAACAAAACTGAAGCTGTGCTTATTATAGCACATTTCAAATTCACATTGCTTAGGTATCACACAGCAAGTCTAAAAGCCAAATAATTAGACTTCAAAATCATTCTCCCTCATGCTAGATACTCTAACCTGTGCATTTAAAGCTTTTAGCACTCAGATTCAGACAGCTTTCCTTTCACAAAGATATGTTGCCCTAATACTTTTTTGCAAAAATAACCTGTTTTTATTTGCCTCTACCAATCTCCGATTTTAAGCTGCTGTTTCTAGACCAAAACATCTAGAAAGTCTGTTTTAGGAGACAGATTTTCCCCCACGCCCAAACATCCCCTAGCcaacctgaaaaaaatatttatgagAAGGCTGCATGTCTGAAAGCTAATAAGTAAATcctaaacattaaaaataagtttactCATTCTTTTCAAGGTCAGATTATTAAGAGCGTTCCTGAATTAATCTTAACTTCTTCACTCTCAGACAGGCCAGTTTCTTAACAATCGAAGCAGCCAAAGGCATGCAAACACACAACTTTAAATAGAGATGCGTTCCCTAGTCTGATACACCTTTTGCCCAGCCTAAAGTTATACCAAAGTTGGAGAAACACTAGCCTGTCTCTAAACTGGAAAAATAATTCCAAAAGCTTCCCATTTGCCTTTGTCACTAAACTGCCTTCAGATCGCTTTTGAAAACTCAAGTTAAGCCATTCAGCATGCAGAAGTCCTCTTTTTTAGAACTCACCACTTGGCTTGTCAGGCTTTAGCTCCTCACAGAACTTCCAGAACTGATAAAAGTCTTCAGGCATCCTGAGCCGATAGCAACTTTCTACTTCTTGACGCAGGTGATGAGGAACATCTGCCTGGTTGGACCGTCTCTTCTTGACTTCTTTAGTGTTTTCACACTGCAAGTAAACAGCAACGAAACACACACACGTTAACGCGGGCAGCGAGTTAACAGGACTCCAGGAATTCGGAGCTAGGAGAGAGAGTTCTTTGGGGATTACAAAGAAGCGGTAGGAATTTGACAGGTTTTAGGTTGGGTGCAAGGTTCCAGACGCATGCAGAGGGGCTCAAGGCCACGATGACGGGAGGACTCGCAGAAGTAGGTCTAACGGACTCGTCCcacctctgacgaagtgggtattcacccaggaaagctcacgctccaaaacgtctgttagtctataaggtgccacaggattctctgctgtcccACCTCTGCAACTGGCAACAGCCGCGGACAGGGCGCCCTGCCCCCGGGAGACCCTGGGAACTCCGGTCAGCCCTTAGCGACGAGggcagcaggcgcggggccgcctGGCACAGCCCGGCCTTGCAGATCAGCCCGCCCCGCCGGCGGCACCGAGACCTGCTCCGAGCAGCGACAGCGCCATGGCGAGCCCGCGAGCAGCCTCGTCTGCGGCCCGGCCGTGACAGCAGCCGCCTCCTCGCGGCGCCCGCGGGCCGCTCTCCCTGGGCGGTGCCCGCGTGAGCAGGCGCGGCTCCCACGCGCCCTGTGGCggggttcccccagccgccgcCCGCGGCCTATACCTGCTCCCCGGCGCCGGGTCTCCGCTTCCCGCCTCCTGTCATGTTTCTGCCGGCAgcgccccgccccttccccgcgGGCACTTCCGGCGGCATGGCCGGCTGACGTCAGAGCGCGAGAGCGCCGCCGCTTTCCTGCGGAGTGCGGGAGAGCCCGGCACTGCCTGCGCTCTCCGCCAGGCGGCGCTGGGGGCTTCGGAGCGGAGGGTGGGCTTGCTTATCGCTCACGGTCCCGTCCAGCCCGACAGCTTTAGGGCCTAGGAGCCTCACTACCTTGGTCCAGGGctgaaaacattatttatttaccAGTTTTGATTTTCCACCTAGAATTTAATTTAGCTGCACCGCCTTCCCGCCCCTGTTCTTATGTTACAGGCCAGGGACAGATCTACAGTACTTCCATCGCGTCACCTCTTATTCCACTTTCAAAGGAAAAGATTGGGATTATTTACATTCAAATGTGCTCACTGCACTTCTCTGAACCCCTCTAATTCTGCCTGGCTAGTTTTAGGAAACTGTGCACCTTCCTGAGTCGTGCTGTGGTTAGCTTAGGTGTGGCCCACCATCTGTGCTATACCTTTTAGAATGTATTTTCCTACCATAGTGGAAACTGAGAGATCTTAGTTCCACAGAAGTCAGAAAATTCAAAGTTTTTGGTCTTCACTAAAGCCTTCTGCTGTTAGCTGTTTCCTCTGTTTTTGTTCTGGTAGTTACACAAGATGTAAGACACAAGTGCTTTTTTAATTTGCATATGAATAACACTTAGACAATAGGGACAAGGACTCCATGGAAAGCATTTTAAGACTTGCCACTTGTATGGCTTGTTTTGCCTAAGTGGAGAAATTAAGGATACAGAGCATGTCAGTGGCTGAGCAAGGAATAGAATCCCCCATCTCCTGCCTCCAAGGCCAGGCCCACGTTCACTGTACCATAATGTCTccttataaaggaaaaaaaaaaaagaaggtacAATTCCTATGTATTACATTTTCCAAactctgtctctcactctcaTCCTATTGCCATACAAAGACCAGGCTTCCctatgaagcacctggcattggcagacaggatgctgggctagatggacatttggtctgacccagtatggccattcttatgttcttaaagttcCCTGCTTTGCCAAAGGCCTCTTGTATGACCTGTCACTTTAGGTGAGGCACCTAgggtctctgtgcctcagcttcccatctgtCAACTAGAGATAGTAGTACTTCCCCTACCTCACAGCAGGGAGGCCAGGATAAATACATAAAGACACTGTGAGATGACTATGGTAATAAGTACCAAAGTATCTAAAAATAGATCAAATGGGCTGTACTGAATGATCATTCAGCACCATCTCTGGAAAGCAGCTTGTTTTTTGGGCAGCAAGTCAACAACAAGTGTTAGTGCCATCTGTATTAATCAAAATGCTCTCATCTCTAGAATCCTAGTTTCTAAGAGGAATACCAATTTTATATGGATAGAATCTGGGGAGGAATAACAATGGGATTATGGCTTTAACTCACTGAGGCTGATGAGAGATTAGTAAAGATGAATCCATTGTAAAGTCTAATTATTAGATCTTGTTCATGAGGATGAGTcacagaaatgttttaaatttcttaagtacagttaaaaaaagaatcattCACAATCTAAGAAAATATCATCCATAATAATCTGATATAGCAAGATTTATGGGAATgaaatttgcattttttatttatactGATTCAGAAATGATTATTGGGAAGATAATTGATCTTCTAGTAATATTGAAAACCTTTGTTCTCAATCCTACTCTGAATGGCCAGTCTGGAGCTTTTGCTATTGCGTATCAGTACACTAACAGATTCCAGTGAGGGACAATTCACGGGAGATGTCAAGATACTGAAACAAAAAGGAGGAGTTTCCATTAGAAACTACTACATTTCCTAAAGGCTATTTTGAACAGTcattcttattaaaaatattaactaggAATCTGTTTCTTTTCATTGTAGCCTCTTGGCTGAGATCAGTGATATGagatcagagaaaaaaaaagaaaacagaattttcatAGTACACAGCATTGAGATGTGATACTTTGGATGCGAGTTAACACAATTCTGCCTTTCCCTGAAGATCATTACAGCAGGTTCTCTGGAGAAACCTTTCAAGAGTTGAGAGGGGCCTGAATCAAACCTTTGCCATGGCTGTTAACTGAATTTGACAGATCTGGGGTAGTGGGGGCAGGGGTTGTAATCCAAACTCTGGTCTGAATTGTGTATCTGCCTGCTATCTTTGACTTGGATCATCCACGACCTCAGAATTCTTTCACCAAGTTTCCTCTGAACTCTTCGGCCACGATGTTTGAGTTTGCTCAACCTTGGAAGAAGCACCAAATCACATGGCTCCCTGGCATCATAACTTAACTGTAGTTATATTGCCAGGAAGTTCTTTGTAGTAGAACCAGAGTTTCATTAGCTCTTGGATAGACTTGCCAAAAGTGTTTGGGTTTCATTATGCGTATCCTCTGTCCCTCTTCCTCCCAACATGCAGGCCTCCAGATTTACTGAGGATCATGGGGGACAGGGACATGGAGGGGTATAACTTTCCCACATTCCATATGGGGAATGCCAGAACCAAACAGGGAACTTCTCTCTGCAATGTTGGGTATAGGGAGCATGGCCTGTCCCTCTACCATTGCCAAACCCAAAACCCTTGAATCTTGGACGGGGGTGAAGCGTCAGATTCAAATCTGGATCAGATTTTTATGGCTAAGGAACACAGCTATTCAAAGAAATATGAAGTgcctttgctgcttttcttttgcCACAAGAGGGAGCCATTTCAATTCTTGTAAGGGATTAGCAAATTAAAAAGTTTAAGACCTGAATCCAAAAGGTATTTTGACAGGTGTTTAGACAGGCAGGTGAGTTTCCATTTAAAGCATTCAGTAGGTTTcctattgcttttaaaccaaaATAGATTAAATTGCCTATCATTTCATAGTCATATacttagattttttaaaagtgccacTAGA
This window contains:
- the HPF1 gene encoding histone PARylation factor 1 yields the protein MTGGGKRRPGAGEQCENTKEVKKRRSNQADVPHHLRQEVESCYRLRMPEDFYQFWKFCEELKPDKPSEALLSSIGLQLVGPYDILAGKHKKAKSADLNFNLHWRFFYDPPEFQTIIAGDSKTQYHMGYFRDVPDELPACVGANEAKKSCVISQIGDNVFAAVKLFLSKKLKEVTDKKKNGILKDIDENLTRTAKELGYSLEQKTMKMKQRDKKVVAKTFHGAGLVVPVDKNDVGYRELPETNANLKRICKAIADAPSDDERLKAFAPIQEMITFVQFANDECDYGMGYELGMDLFCYGSHYFHKVVGQLLPLAYNLLRRNLFAEIVESHLANRSEENVDQLAA